Proteins from one Ahaetulla prasina isolate Xishuangbanna chromosome 2, ASM2864084v1, whole genome shotgun sequence genomic window:
- the LOC131192151 gene encoding uncharacterized protein K02A2.6-like has translation MDKEISDRVGKCQACQESRPLPPTAPIREWEKPQGPWSRIHIDFAGPFHGQTFLVVVDAYSKWLEIILMRSTTAESVISVLRHLFVTHGLPDTLVSDNGPQFTATQFEGYLAEEGIRHVLSAPFHPATNGVAERFVRSAKEALSRIRPGDWQTKIDTFLAVQHRTPCVTTGRSPAELLMGR, from the coding sequence atggacaaggaaattagcgacagggtagggaaatgccaagcctgccaggagtctaggccactaccccctacggccccaatccgagagtgggagaaaccccagggcccatggtctaggattcacatcgattttgccggcccgttccacgggcaaacctttctagtggtagtagatgcctactccaaatggctagaaatcattctcatgagatccacgacggccgagtcagtgatctcagtcctgaggcacctatttgtaacccatgggttgcctgacaccctagtctccgataacggcccgcaattcacggcaacccagtttgaggggtacttggcggaggagggcatcagacatgtcctctcagcacctttccacccggcgacgaacggagttgcagaacgtttcgttcggagcgcgaaagaagcattgtccaggataaggccaggcgattggcaaacaaaaatagacacattcctagccgtccaacacagaaccccctgtgtgacaactggccgcagtccggcggaactattaatgggcagg